A genomic segment from Polyangium mundeleinium encodes:
- the nhaR gene encoding transcriptional activator NhaR — protein sequence MEWLNYHHLLYFWVVAREGSIARASHELRLAQPTISGQIRALEEALGEKLFVRSGRHLVLTEVGRVVFRYADDIFSLGRELLDTVKGRPTGRPLRFVVGIADVLPKLIAHRLLEPALGLEEPVRMVCREDKAERLLAELALHNLDMVITDAPLGSGMKIKAYSHLLGECGISFFAAPSVVLDTRRPFPGLLDGAPFLLPAEGTTLRRSLEQWFESERVRPRVVGEFDDSALLKVFGQAGAGVLVAPSVIEAEIQNQYDLRVVGHTDAVKERFYAITGERKIKNPATSAVANAARKHIFG from the coding sequence GTGGAGTGGCTCAACTATCATCACCTTCTTTATTTCTGGGTCGTCGCGCGAGAAGGGAGCATCGCGCGGGCGAGCCACGAGCTACGGCTCGCGCAGCCCACGATCAGCGGGCAGATTCGTGCCCTCGAAGAGGCCCTCGGGGAGAAGCTTTTCGTCCGCAGCGGCCGCCACCTCGTCCTCACCGAGGTCGGGCGCGTCGTTTTTCGTTATGCCGATGACATCTTCTCCCTCGGCCGCGAGCTACTCGACACCGTCAAAGGCCGCCCGACGGGCAGGCCGCTCCGGTTCGTGGTGGGAATCGCCGACGTCCTGCCCAAACTCATCGCACACCGCCTGCTCGAACCGGCGCTCGGCCTCGAAGAGCCCGTGCGGATGGTTTGTCGCGAGGACAAGGCGGAGCGGCTGCTCGCCGAGCTCGCGCTCCACAACCTCGACATGGTGATCACCGACGCGCCGCTCGGCTCGGGCATGAAGATCAAGGCCTACAGCCATTTGCTCGGCGAATGCGGGATCAGCTTCTTCGCCGCGCCCTCGGTCGTGCTCGACACGCGGCGGCCTTTCCCGGGCCTGCTCGACGGCGCGCCATTCCTCTTGCCGGCCGAGGGCACCACGCTCCGCCGCTCGCTCGAACAATGGTTCGAGTCCGAAAGGGTCCGGCCTCGTGTCGTGGGCGAGTTCGACGACAGCGCGCTCCTCAAGGTCTTTGGCCAGGCCGGCGCGGGCGTGCTCGTCGCGCCTTCGGTGATCGAAGCGGAAATCCAGAATCAGTACGACCTGCGCGTCGTCGGCCACACCGACGCCGTGAAGGAGCGCTTTTACGCGATCACCGGCGAGCGAAAAATCAAAAATCCCGCCACGAGCGCGGTCGCCAATGCCGCGCGCAAGCACATCTTCGGCTGA
- the cobA gene encoding uroporphyrinogen-III C-methyltransferase — protein MKNRAEGEEGGDLTRSAAQAAAPGTVYLVGGGPGDPGLLTERGAELLSSAEVVLHDELIHPALLSRVRPDAVVMAVGKRGADRASKQAKQDAIEAELVRLGRAGKSVVRLKGGDPYLFGRGSEEAEALARAGVPFEVVPGVCSPLAATAYAGFSLTHRDLASSVTLVSGTMRSGAGYDWSELASVKGTICVLMGMHNLEEVVAGLLGPSRRDPGTSAAVIQWGTRAEQRVVTGTLAEIAEKARAAGLGSPGIVLVGAVAARREALRWFDTRPLFGKRVALLRPRGQAQSAAKRLRQRGAEPYVWPAIEIGPPPDPPSVSGLVHELGAWDVVAFTSENGVERLFAAIAEAGLDARAFGRAKVAAIGTGTAAALLARGIRADIVPADFRGEGLAAAILADEEIRKRLSEQNIVRVVIPRALVAREALPEMLRAAGCEVRVVPVYETRKAGPERAAELVQQFSTKSIDVVLLSATSTVEGLVSALGAQAGALLSGVTVASIGEITTESARARGIEVAVTAETSTMEGLVEAVERYFTRK, from the coding sequence ATGAAAAATCGGGCAGAAGGCGAAGAAGGCGGGGATTTGACGCGCTCCGCGGCACAGGCTGCCGCGCCGGGGACGGTGTACCTGGTGGGCGGGGGGCCCGGAGATCCGGGACTTTTGACCGAACGTGGGGCCGAGCTTCTTTCGAGCGCCGAGGTGGTGCTGCACGATGAGCTGATTCATCCGGCCCTGCTTTCGCGTGTGCGGCCCGACGCCGTCGTGATGGCCGTGGGGAAGCGTGGTGCGGATCGCGCCTCGAAGCAGGCGAAGCAGGACGCGATCGAGGCGGAGCTCGTGCGGCTCGGGCGCGCAGGGAAGAGCGTGGTGCGGCTGAAAGGCGGTGATCCGTACCTGTTCGGGCGAGGCTCGGAGGAGGCGGAGGCGCTGGCGCGGGCGGGCGTGCCGTTCGAGGTGGTGCCCGGCGTGTGCTCGCCGCTCGCCGCGACGGCGTATGCAGGGTTTTCCCTGACGCACCGGGACCTCGCGTCGAGCGTGACGCTCGTGAGCGGGACGATGCGATCGGGCGCGGGATACGACTGGTCCGAGCTCGCGAGCGTGAAAGGCACGATTTGTGTGCTGATGGGGATGCACAACCTGGAGGAGGTCGTCGCGGGGCTCCTGGGGCCTTCGCGGCGGGATCCCGGGACGTCGGCGGCGGTGATCCAGTGGGGGACGCGGGCCGAGCAGCGGGTCGTGACGGGGACGCTCGCGGAGATCGCGGAAAAGGCGCGCGCCGCAGGGCTCGGGAGCCCGGGGATCGTGCTCGTGGGGGCGGTGGCCGCGCGGCGGGAGGCGCTGCGCTGGTTCGATACACGTCCGCTGTTCGGGAAACGCGTGGCTTTGCTCCGGCCGCGAGGTCAAGCGCAATCTGCGGCGAAGCGGCTGCGGCAGCGAGGAGCCGAGCCCTACGTGTGGCCGGCGATCGAGATTGGGCCGCCGCCGGATCCGCCTTCGGTTTCGGGGCTCGTGCACGAGCTCGGCGCGTGGGACGTGGTGGCGTTCACCAGCGAGAATGGCGTGGAGCGGCTGTTTGCGGCGATCGCGGAGGCGGGCCTCGACGCGCGGGCCTTCGGGCGCGCGAAGGTGGCGGCGATCGGGACGGGGACGGCGGCGGCGCTGCTCGCCCGGGGGATTCGCGCCGACATCGTGCCCGCGGATTTTCGCGGCGAGGGATTGGCGGCCGCGATTCTGGCGGATGAGGAAATACGGAAACGTTTGTCGGAACAGAATATTGTACGCGTGGTGATCCCGCGCGCGCTCGTGGCGCGGGAGGCGTTGCCCGAGATGCTGCGGGCGGCGGGCTGCGAGGTGCGGGTCGTGCCGGTCTACGAGACGCGAAAGGCAGGACCCGAGCGGGCGGCGGAGCTCGTGCAGCAGTTTTCGACGAAATCGATCGACGTGGTGCTGCTTTCGGCGACGAGCACGGTGGAGGGGCTCGTATCGGCGCTCGGGGCGCAGGCAGGCGCGTTGCTTTCGGGCGTGACGGTCGCGAGCATTGGAGAGATCACGACGGAGAGCGCGCGGGCCCGGGGAATCGAGGTCGCCGTGACGGCGGAGACGAGCACGATGGAGGGGCTCGTGGAGGCGGTGGAGAGGTATTTTACGCGAAAATGA
- the folB gene encoding dihydroneopterin aldolase, giving the protein MSIAQSYRIRLEGIRFRARHGVSRAERGLPQDFVVHVEVTLPVTSLPRTDTLAKVFNYDKLATLVVDEGTRASYKLLEILAERLITRILADTPAIAVTVQVKKFGPPTSVSVDAVSVELSANRPA; this is encoded by the coding sequence ATGTCGATCGCTCAGAGCTACCGGATTCGACTCGAAGGGATCCGGTTCCGCGCGCGCCATGGTGTCTCGCGGGCCGAACGCGGCTTGCCGCAGGACTTCGTCGTCCATGTCGAGGTCACGTTGCCCGTCACGAGTCTGCCTCGGACGGACACTCTCGCGAAGGTCTTCAACTACGACAAGCTCGCGACCCTCGTCGTCGACGAGGGCACGCGCGCCTCGTACAAGCTGCTCGAAATTCTCGCCGAGCGGCTCATCACGCGCATCCTCGCGGACACGCCCGCGATCGCCGTGACCGTACAGGTCAAGAAGTTCGGCCCCCCCACGTCGGTCTCGGTCGACGCGGTCTCCGTCGAGCTCTCGGCGAACCGGCCTGCGTAG
- a CDS encoding GAF domain-containing protein, which translates to MRSIKLLTEPSAGVVDRWYVSDGATAVGPVGIELIARGLEAGKVPLGSYVRHEAWKVWRPLSELAVISVDSAAPTPPYHPRPAETIPGGGCDDITQPGRPVFPDEVMPQDVLAGASDLDDALLLLFNAAVVRTGADAGLVHVVRPDGAVVLYAHGPFSRDMVGERTSLVDPALAAAAEGNTVVAEPAPGPAGQAVRDRLLSLGVACDAAWMVPVLASGRLAAAIELGRKAPRLRASELAVVEALVDALSYRADHDAW; encoded by the coding sequence ATGCGATCCATCAAGCTGCTCACCGAACCCAGCGCGGGCGTCGTCGATCGATGGTACGTGTCCGATGGGGCGACGGCGGTTGGTCCTGTCGGCATCGAGCTCATCGCGCGTGGCCTCGAGGCGGGCAAGGTGCCGCTGGGGAGCTACGTTCGTCACGAGGCGTGGAAGGTGTGGCGACCTCTGTCGGAGCTCGCGGTGATCTCGGTCGACTCCGCGGCGCCCACGCCGCCCTACCATCCTCGCCCCGCGGAGACCATCCCGGGCGGCGGGTGTGACGACATCACGCAGCCGGGTCGGCCGGTTTTTCCGGACGAGGTGATGCCGCAGGACGTCCTCGCGGGCGCTTCGGACCTCGACGACGCGCTGCTCCTCCTGTTCAACGCGGCCGTCGTGCGCACGGGGGCCGATGCCGGCCTCGTGCACGTGGTGCGTCCCGACGGTGCGGTCGTCCTGTACGCCCACGGACCCTTTTCGCGGGACATGGTGGGCGAGCGGACGAGCCTCGTGGATCCGGCGCTCGCGGCGGCAGCGGAGGGCAACACGGTCGTGGCCGAGCCTGCGCCGGGCCCTGCGGGACAGGCGGTCCGGGATCGGCTCCTGAGCCTCGGCGTCGCGTGTGACGCGGCGTGGATGGTCCCGGTGCTCGCGAGCGGCCGGCTCGCCGCGGCCATCGAGCTCGGCCGCAAGGCGCCGCGCCTCCGGGCGAGTGAGCTCGCGGTCGTCGAGGCTCTCGTCGACGCCCTGTCGTACCGCGCCGATCACGACGCCTGGTGA